The following coding sequences lie in one Arachis ipaensis cultivar K30076 chromosome B03, Araip1.1, whole genome shotgun sequence genomic window:
- the LOC107632142 gene encoding CTD small phosphatase-like protein, translating to MPSVNMKSEVSTTCLTETKDIHVCSKSKVISKKTCSKVIISAEVAGIDTTIQNFLDVSSVTLVSPKDIASGEFIDKKEILTKEKSESQLLQSFSLDSSSLEPINPCAANMEAIFSTAFEPIEVNSQHFDEDAGSIGGTGMSAVRDDESDDKRIICGYETLDVSDFSISDMIITSLPLDRDSFDHDICEINSLSDYRSSEPPMLDASDQYMILPALEDDIKIGGTSDVSYKESITVQENASLYSALCQIRSCNQDSDVKDYLDKTEWFDPQLFIKNLPELSDAESNDLPTQIPRSSQRRKSVTLALDLDETLVHSTLEHCDDADFTFTVFFNMKEHTVYVRKRPNLCTFLERVSEMFEVVIFTASQSIYAKQLLDILDPEGRLISRRVYRESCIFSDGNYTKDLTVLGVDLAKVVIVDNSPQVFRLQVNNGIPIKSWFDDPLDCALMSLLPFLETLADADDVRPIIAQRFGNKE from the exons ATGCCATCTGTAAATATGAAGAGTGAAGTAAGCACGACTTGTTTAACAGAAACCAAGGATATTCACGTCTGTTCAAAATCAAAAGTAATTTCCAAAAAGACATGCTCCAAAGTCATTATTTCTGCTGAAGTTGCTGGAATAGACACAACTATCCAAAATTTCTTAGATG TTTCCTCGGTGACACTGGTATCCCCCAAGGACATTGCAAGTGGTGAATTTATTGATAAAAAGGAAATTCTAACTAAAGAAAAATCTGAGTCTCAGCTGCTGCAGTCATTTTCTCTTGATTCCTCTTCCCTG gaaccaatcaatccctgtgcaGCAAACATGGAAGCAATTTTTTCTACTGCGTTTGAGCCCATTGAAGTCAATTCTCAACATTTTGATGAAGATGCAG GGAGCATTGGTGGTACTGGCATGTCTGCAGTGAGAGATGATGAAAGTGATGATAAAAGAATCATTTGTGGTTATGAAACATTGGATGTATCAGACTTCAGCATTTCTGATATGATCATTACAAGCTTACCCCTTGACAGAGATTCTTTTGATCATGATATCTGTGAGATCAACTCCTTGTCTGATTATAGATCGTCTGAGCCACCTATGCTTGATGCATCTGATCAGTACATGATCCTGCCTGCTCTTGAAGATGATATTAAAATTGGCGGTACTTCTGATGTATCCTATAAAGAATCCATCACAGTTCAGGAAAATGCTAGCTTGTATTCAGCATTGTGTCAGATAAGATCTTGCAATCAGGATTCTGATGTTAAAGACTACTTGGATAAGACAGAGTGGTTTGATCCACAATTGTTCATAAAGAATTTACCAGAACTATCGGATGCAGAGTCCAATGATCTGCCCACCCAGATACCAAGATCATCTCAGAGAAGAAAGTCAGTGACACTAGCGCTTGATTTAGACG AGACACTTGTTCATTCTACTCTAGAACACTGTGATGATGCTGATTTCACgtttactgtcttcttcaatatgAAGGAGCACACAGTATATGTAAGAAAGAGGCCTAATCTCTGCACGTTCTTGGAGAGAGTGTCAGagatgtttgaagttgtaatttttACTGCCAGCCAAAGCATATATGCCAAACAATTGCTTGATATATTGGATCCTGAAGGAAGACTTATTTCACGTCGAGTTTATAGAGAATCATGCATTTTTTCAGATGGAAATTACACTAAGGATCTGACTGTATTAGGTGTTGATCTTGCTAAAGTTGTCATAGTTGATAATTCCCCTCAG GTTTTCCGGTTGCAAGTGAACAATGGTATTCCTATTAAGAGTTGGTTTGATGATCCATTGGATTGTGCACTAATGTCATTACTCCCCTTTCTGGAGACTCTGGCTGATGCAGATGATGTCCGTCCTATCATTGCACAGAGATTTGGTAACAAAGAATAA
- the LOC107632140 gene encoding protein MEI2-like 3 isoform X1: MKESVDHSYPVGPTKIPSENTPKEVQQGAWEDLSRSDLYHVSFHTGFFSRSLPVLLHEKLNLSGADGFKKSHQDVDGNGLLEDADTCVIGTMLPDDEEDLLADFDLSGLPNSLEDLEEYDVFGSGGGMELEADPQESLNVGLSKLSFSDGHVANGLPYNSFLNGGGIVAGEHPYGEHPSRTLFVRNINNNVEDSELRALFEQYGHIRTLYTACKHRGFVMVSYYDIRAARTALHALQNKPLRRRKLDIHFSIPKDNPSDKDINQGTLVVFNLDPSVSNEDLRTIFGAYGEVKEIRETSHKGYHKFIEFYDVRAAEAALKSLNRSSIAGRRIKVELSRPGGTRRNLLLQTNQELDHDDKLSFRHQMGSPVANSPPGYWLRFNSTVENNSFQTISDSPGSGIMSPSIGNHLPGLASVLHPPLSNAMKGVAIGKDLAGSQHAEHIFASSNSSHGETFQSHSLPEPKFIPYSGTLSSFGSSPSNGSSVETLSGSQFLWGSPNLYSQDIKPSAWPTPSVGHSFTANGNSHAFQNPAQESSFIGLSQNRHHNHVGSAPSGFPFERNFGVLSKSPETSFVNHVGYGGIGLGHSKGNYMVNMGESVNAGITIPRNMSEHGSPNIGMRSSPRLSLVFSGNGPYPGLPPTTTTTTTTTSVFGFMDPGRNRRIENNGGQADSSKKQFHLDLDRIKNSEDRRTTLMIKNIPNKYTSKMLLAAIDEKHKGTYDFFYLPIDFKNKCNVGYAFINMLSASHIIPFYETFNGKKWEKFNSEKVASLAYARIQGKAALVNHFQNSSLMNEDERCRPVVFHSQDPEGGDKIIQDYTSDSTLETK, translated from the exons ATGAAGGAGTCTGTAGACCATTCTTATCCTG TAGGTCCAACCAAGATTCCATCAGAAAATACACCTAAAGAAGTGCAACAAGGTGCATGGGAGGATTTATCTAGATCTGATCTATACCATGTTTCATTTCATACGGGCTTCTTTTCTAGGTCATTGCCTGTTCTGTTACATGAAAAGT TGAACTTAAGCGGTGCTGATGGCTTTAAAAAGTCCCATCAAGATGTAGATGGGAATGGTTTACTTGAGGATGCTGATACTTGTGTGATAGGAACCATGCTTCCAGATGATGAGGAGGACCTTTTAGCTGATTTTGACCTAAGTGGTTTGCCAAACTCTCTCGAGGATTTGGAGGAGTATGATGTTTTTGGTAGTGGTGGAGGTATGGAACTGGAAGCTGATCCTCAGGAAAGTCTTAATGTGGGTCTGTCAAAATTAAGCTTCTCTGATGGTCATGTTGCCAATGGTTTGCcctataattcttttcttaatggTGGGGGGATTGTTGCTGGAGAACATCCATATGGAGAGCATCCTTCTCGGACATTATTTGTTcgaaatattaataataatgtgGAGGATTCAGAGTTGAGAGCTCTTTTCGAG CAATATGGTCACATTAGGACTCTATATACTGCATGTAAACATCGTGGGTTTGTTATGGTATCCTATTATGACATCCGTGCTGCTCGAACAGCCTTGCACGCATTACAAAACAAACCTTTACGACGCCGGAAACTTGACATTCACTTCTCAATACCAAAG GATAATCCATCTGACAAGGACATCAACCAAGGAACCTTGGTAGTTTTCAATTTGGACCCATCTGTTTCGAATGAGGACCTCCGTACAATATTTGGGGCATATGGGGAGGTCAAAGAG ATACGGGAAACGTCTCACAAAGGCTATCACAAGtttattgaattttatgatgtGAGGGCTGCAGAAGCAGCACTAAAATCATTAAACAGGAGTAGCATAGCTGGGAGGCGAATAAAGGTGGAACTTAGCCGGCCTGGCGGAACTCGTCGAAA TTTACTGCTTCAAACAAATCAAGAGCTTGATCATGATGACAAGCTAAGTTTCCGACATCAGATGGGTTCACCTGTGGCCAATTCTCCACCTG GTTACTGGTTGCGGTTCAACAGCACCGTTGAAAATAACTCATTTCAAACTATAAGTGATTCTCCTGGTTCTGGGATCATGAGTCCATCAATAGGAAACCATTTACCTGGATTAGCTTCTGTTTTGCACCCTCCACTATCCAATGCCATGAAGGGTGTAGCTATTGGGAAAGATTTAGCAGGGAGTCAGCATGCAGAGCATATATTTGCTAGTAGTAATTCATCGCATGGAGAGACATTTCAATCTCATTCTCTTCCAGAACCAAAATTCATCCCATATAGTGGAACTTTGTCTTCTTTTGGTTCATCTCCTTCAAATGGATCCTCGGTGGAAACCTTATCAGGATCACAATTTTTATGGGGAAGTCCGAACTTGTACTCACAGGACATCAAACCTTCAGCTTGGCCAACACCATCTGTGGGGCATTcatttacagcaaatggaaatagccATGCCTTCCAAAACCCTGCTCAAGAGAGTTCTTTTATTGGTTTGTCCCAGAATCGTCACCATAATCATGTTGGCTCTGCTCCATCAGGTTTTCCTTTTGAGAGAAACTTTGGAGTCCTTTCGAAGTCGCCTGAAACCTCGTTTGTGAACCATGTTGGTTATGGAGGCATAGGTCTGGGTCACAGTAAGGGGAATTACATGGTTAATATGGGTGAATCCGTTAATGCTGGCATCACTATACCAAGAAATATGTCTGAACATGGTTCGCCAAACATTGGAATGAGATCATCTCCCAGACTTAGTCTTGTGTTTTCGGGTAATGGTCCATACCCAGGATTGCcacctactactactactactactactactacttcaGTGTTTGGTTTCATGGACCCTGGGCGGAATAGGCGCATAGAGAACAATGGGGGCCAAGCTGATAGCAGCAAGAAGCAATTTCATCTTGACTTGGATAGGATTAAAAACAGTGAAGACAGAAGGACTACCTTAATGATAAAGAACATCCCAAATAA ATACACCTCAAAAATGTTATTAGCTGCTATTGATGAAAAGCACAAGGGTACCTATGATTTTTTCTATCTACCAATCGACTTTAAG AATAAATGCAATGTGGGATACGCATTTATCAACATGCTGTCGGCATCGCACATTATTCCATTCTATGAG ACATTTAATGGGAAGAAGTGGGAGAAGTTTAATAGTGAAAAAGTTGCATCCCTGGCATATGCACGAATCCAAGGAAAGGCTGCATTGGTGAACCACTTCCAGAATTCAAGTCTGATGAACGAAGATGAGCGGTGCCGCCCAGTCGTTTTCCATTCACAGGATCCTGAAGGTGGTGATAAG ATCATACAAGATTATACAAGTGATTCGACCTTGGAGACAAAATAA
- the LOC107632140 gene encoding protein MEI2-like 3 isoform X2: MKESVDHSYPGPTKIPSENTPKEVQQGAWEDLSRSDLYHVSFHTGFFSRSLPVLLHEKLNLSGADGFKKSHQDVDGNGLLEDADTCVIGTMLPDDEEDLLADFDLSGLPNSLEDLEEYDVFGSGGGMELEADPQESLNVGLSKLSFSDGHVANGLPYNSFLNGGGIVAGEHPYGEHPSRTLFVRNINNNVEDSELRALFEQYGHIRTLYTACKHRGFVMVSYYDIRAARTALHALQNKPLRRRKLDIHFSIPKDNPSDKDINQGTLVVFNLDPSVSNEDLRTIFGAYGEVKEIRETSHKGYHKFIEFYDVRAAEAALKSLNRSSIAGRRIKVELSRPGGTRRNLLLQTNQELDHDDKLSFRHQMGSPVANSPPGYWLRFNSTVENNSFQTISDSPGSGIMSPSIGNHLPGLASVLHPPLSNAMKGVAIGKDLAGSQHAEHIFASSNSSHGETFQSHSLPEPKFIPYSGTLSSFGSSPSNGSSVETLSGSQFLWGSPNLYSQDIKPSAWPTPSVGHSFTANGNSHAFQNPAQESSFIGLSQNRHHNHVGSAPSGFPFERNFGVLSKSPETSFVNHVGYGGIGLGHSKGNYMVNMGESVNAGITIPRNMSEHGSPNIGMRSSPRLSLVFSGNGPYPGLPPTTTTTTTTTSVFGFMDPGRNRRIENNGGQADSSKKQFHLDLDRIKNSEDRRTTLMIKNIPNKYTSKMLLAAIDEKHKGTYDFFYLPIDFKNKCNVGYAFINMLSASHIIPFYETFNGKKWEKFNSEKVASLAYARIQGKAALVNHFQNSSLMNEDERCRPVVFHSQDPEGGDKIIQDYTSDSTLETK; the protein is encoded by the exons ATGAAGGAGTCTGTAGACCATTCTTATCCTG GTCCAACCAAGATTCCATCAGAAAATACACCTAAAGAAGTGCAACAAGGTGCATGGGAGGATTTATCTAGATCTGATCTATACCATGTTTCATTTCATACGGGCTTCTTTTCTAGGTCATTGCCTGTTCTGTTACATGAAAAGT TGAACTTAAGCGGTGCTGATGGCTTTAAAAAGTCCCATCAAGATGTAGATGGGAATGGTTTACTTGAGGATGCTGATACTTGTGTGATAGGAACCATGCTTCCAGATGATGAGGAGGACCTTTTAGCTGATTTTGACCTAAGTGGTTTGCCAAACTCTCTCGAGGATTTGGAGGAGTATGATGTTTTTGGTAGTGGTGGAGGTATGGAACTGGAAGCTGATCCTCAGGAAAGTCTTAATGTGGGTCTGTCAAAATTAAGCTTCTCTGATGGTCATGTTGCCAATGGTTTGCcctataattcttttcttaatggTGGGGGGATTGTTGCTGGAGAACATCCATATGGAGAGCATCCTTCTCGGACATTATTTGTTcgaaatattaataataatgtgGAGGATTCAGAGTTGAGAGCTCTTTTCGAG CAATATGGTCACATTAGGACTCTATATACTGCATGTAAACATCGTGGGTTTGTTATGGTATCCTATTATGACATCCGTGCTGCTCGAACAGCCTTGCACGCATTACAAAACAAACCTTTACGACGCCGGAAACTTGACATTCACTTCTCAATACCAAAG GATAATCCATCTGACAAGGACATCAACCAAGGAACCTTGGTAGTTTTCAATTTGGACCCATCTGTTTCGAATGAGGACCTCCGTACAATATTTGGGGCATATGGGGAGGTCAAAGAG ATACGGGAAACGTCTCACAAAGGCTATCACAAGtttattgaattttatgatgtGAGGGCTGCAGAAGCAGCACTAAAATCATTAAACAGGAGTAGCATAGCTGGGAGGCGAATAAAGGTGGAACTTAGCCGGCCTGGCGGAACTCGTCGAAA TTTACTGCTTCAAACAAATCAAGAGCTTGATCATGATGACAAGCTAAGTTTCCGACATCAGATGGGTTCACCTGTGGCCAATTCTCCACCTG GTTACTGGTTGCGGTTCAACAGCACCGTTGAAAATAACTCATTTCAAACTATAAGTGATTCTCCTGGTTCTGGGATCATGAGTCCATCAATAGGAAACCATTTACCTGGATTAGCTTCTGTTTTGCACCCTCCACTATCCAATGCCATGAAGGGTGTAGCTATTGGGAAAGATTTAGCAGGGAGTCAGCATGCAGAGCATATATTTGCTAGTAGTAATTCATCGCATGGAGAGACATTTCAATCTCATTCTCTTCCAGAACCAAAATTCATCCCATATAGTGGAACTTTGTCTTCTTTTGGTTCATCTCCTTCAAATGGATCCTCGGTGGAAACCTTATCAGGATCACAATTTTTATGGGGAAGTCCGAACTTGTACTCACAGGACATCAAACCTTCAGCTTGGCCAACACCATCTGTGGGGCATTcatttacagcaaatggaaatagccATGCCTTCCAAAACCCTGCTCAAGAGAGTTCTTTTATTGGTTTGTCCCAGAATCGTCACCATAATCATGTTGGCTCTGCTCCATCAGGTTTTCCTTTTGAGAGAAACTTTGGAGTCCTTTCGAAGTCGCCTGAAACCTCGTTTGTGAACCATGTTGGTTATGGAGGCATAGGTCTGGGTCACAGTAAGGGGAATTACATGGTTAATATGGGTGAATCCGTTAATGCTGGCATCACTATACCAAGAAATATGTCTGAACATGGTTCGCCAAACATTGGAATGAGATCATCTCCCAGACTTAGTCTTGTGTTTTCGGGTAATGGTCCATACCCAGGATTGCcacctactactactactactactactactacttcaGTGTTTGGTTTCATGGACCCTGGGCGGAATAGGCGCATAGAGAACAATGGGGGCCAAGCTGATAGCAGCAAGAAGCAATTTCATCTTGACTTGGATAGGATTAAAAACAGTGAAGACAGAAGGACTACCTTAATGATAAAGAACATCCCAAATAA ATACACCTCAAAAATGTTATTAGCTGCTATTGATGAAAAGCACAAGGGTACCTATGATTTTTTCTATCTACCAATCGACTTTAAG AATAAATGCAATGTGGGATACGCATTTATCAACATGCTGTCGGCATCGCACATTATTCCATTCTATGAG ACATTTAATGGGAAGAAGTGGGAGAAGTTTAATAGTGAAAAAGTTGCATCCCTGGCATATGCACGAATCCAAGGAAAGGCTGCATTGGTGAACCACTTCCAGAATTCAAGTCTGATGAACGAAGATGAGCGGTGCCGCCCAGTCGTTTTCCATTCACAGGATCCTGAAGGTGGTGATAAG ATCATACAAGATTATACAAGTGATTCGACCTTGGAGACAAAATAA